The Hymenobacter sp. DG25A nucleotide sequence CCAGCTCTTCGCCGGAGGCCGTGTTCTGGATGCGCAGCCCGGTGCTGCCCTCAAAGCCCAGCCAGCGGTGCCGCGTGTGCAGCACCACGCCCAGCTGTTGCAGGCGGGCAACCCAGGCGCGGAGTAAGTCGGCGGGTTTGTGCTCGGCCAGGGGGAAAATGCGGCCGCTGGTGCCCACAAAGGTTTCTATGCCCAGCTCGGCAGCCCAGCGGCGCAGCTCAGAGGGGGAGAAGTGCGTCAGAAATTGGGAAAATGCGGTGCTGTCCGGGCCATAACGGGTGGCGAAAGGGGCTTCCGGCTCGGCGTTGCTCAGGTTAAAACCGCCGTGCCCGGCCACCAGAAACTTGCGCCCCACGGTGGCCTGTGCCTCAAAAAGTATTACCTGATGCCCCGCTTCCGCCAGCCGCTGCGCCGCCAGCAGTCCGGCCGGCCCGCCGCCCACAATTACTACTTCCGCCTTCAAAAATGTAGATCTGCTCATCACCCGGGGCGGCAAGATACAATGCATTGCGGCAGTAAAGTTCGGTGGTTTTCCTACTTTCCGGCCCGGGGCGCGTACATCCTAACCCAACATACCTCTGCCTATGGGTCCTTATTCTATTCTGATTTACCTGAGTATTGCGGTTATTCTGTCGTATCTGTTTGATATGGCGGCCCGGGCCACCAAGGTGCCTTCGGTGCTCATGCTGCTGCTCACCGGCATTGCCCTGCGCCAAGCCGCCGACTACTTCGATGCTTCCCTGAATATTCCTTCCGTGGTGCTGGAAATCTTCGGGATTATCGGCCTGATTATGATTGTGCTGGAAGGCGCCCTGGACCTAAGGCTGGAGGCCGGCAAAGCCCCCTTAATCCGGCGGGCGTTTTTTGCGGCGGCGCTCATGCTGCTGGTGCAAACGGTGGCCATTGCCCTGCTGCTGAAAGCATATTTAGGCGTCTCCTTTCAAAGCTGCCTGGTAAATGCCGTGCCCCTCACGGTTATCAGCAGCGCCATTGCCATACCCAGCGTGGCCAACCTCACGGGCGAAAAGCAGGAGTTCATTGTGTATGAAAGTACCTTCTCCGATATCCTGGGCATTATGCTCTTCAACTTTGCCATTCAGGATAATTTCGCGCAGGGAGTCTCGGTTATTACCTTCTCGCGGGATGTGGTGGCGGTGCTGGTGCTTTCCGTGGTGAGTACCGTGGTGCTGGCTTTCCTGCTGCACCGTATTCGGCTGCACGTCAAGTTCTTCCTGATTTTTGCCTTCCTGATCTTAATTTATTCGCTGGCCAAGAAGTTTCACCTCTCGTCGTTGGTGCTGGTGCTGGTATTTGGGCTGGCCGTGAACAACGCTGATGTTTTCCTGAAAGGCTGGCTGCGCCGATTGGTACACCCCGAGCGGCTGGCCGCCGAGTTACACCAGCTCAAAAGCATCACCGCTGAATCAGCCTTCCTCATTCGCACGTTCTTTTTCCTGCTGTTCGGTTTTTCCATCACGCTGGCCAACGTCCTCAACCTGAGTCTCATCGTGCAGGGCCTGCTCATCGTAGGCATCCTCACGCTCATCCGGTTTTTCTACCTGCGCTATGCCGCCCGCACCGATCTGGTGCCGGAGCTGTTTATTGCGCCCAAGGGGCTGATCAGTGTGCTGCTGTTTTACAGCATTCCGCAGCAGCATCTCATCGGTGAAGTCAGCGAAAACATCCTCTTCGTGGTTATTCTGCTTACCGGCGTGATGATGATGGTGGGGCTGCTGCTGGCCGGCCGGGAGCCCGAGCTGGGCGAATATTGAGGCGAAAATCCAGCAATAATTGTGGTTCTCTGAAATAGAAAGCTGCTCCGTGGACTCTATAAAAATACCCTTGCTCTCTAATCAGAGGGCAAGGGTATTTTGCTATCAGTACAACTAAGTGCTTCCTGCCAGCTGGCAAGTCTACCGCTCCTAATCCGTTTCCTTTATCAGCTGCTTCCGGTAGCCGGCCAGAATAGCGGATTTCAGCAGAAACCCGACGTAGCGGCCATGGTCTACTACCGGCAGGGCCCAGGCGCCTACCTGCTCCATGCAGCGCAGGGTGTCCAGCATGGTGTCGTCGGGGTTTACAATGGCGGGGGGCTGAATCATCAGGTCGCGCACTAGGGTGGTTTTATAGTGCTCATCGTCGAAGAGGGCATCCCGTACGGTATCCAGCGTTACAATGCCCTGCAGCTCACCTTCGCTATTGACTACCGGGAACAGGTTGCGGGTGGCGTGCCGGAAAATGTCCACCAGTTCGCCCAGGGTTGTTTCGGGGCGCACGCTCACAAAGTCCCGCTGAATCAGGTGGTGCAGGTCCAACTGGGCCAGCAGCCCCCGGTCCCGGTCGGCGTGCATATAAATTCCCTGTTTCACCAGCTTGCGAGTGTACACTGAATAAGGCTCGAAGTACTTTGTAATCAGATAAGAAAAGGAAGTAACGGCCATGAGTGGAACGAACAGCGCATACCCGCCGGTGATTTCCGCAATCAGGAAGATGGCTGTTAGGGGGGCGTGAATAACGCCCGCCAGCATGCCCGCCATGCCCAGCACAATGAAGTGTACCTCGGGCACGGTATCTATCCCGCTCAGGTTAATGATACGGGCATACACAAAACCCGCCAGCGCCCCCACAAACAGCGAGGAGCCGAACATACCCCCGTTGCCGCCCGAACCTACCGTAACGGTGGTAGCCACTACTTTCAGCAGCATACTGCCAATGGCTACCAGCAGCACCAGGCCCACGCTTTCATCACCGTACACGGAGAAAAGGGAGCCATCTACCAGGTGGCTGGACTGCCCGCTCAGCAGCAGCTGCACAATGTTGTAGCCCTCGCCGTACAGCGGCGGAAACAGGAAAACCAGCAGCCCCAGGGCCAGGCCGCCAAACAGGATTTTGTGGTAGGCCCCGGGCCACCGCTCATAAAACCGCTCGGCGGCAAAGTACACGCGAATCATGTACACGGAGAGCAGGGCCGTGAACAGCGCCAGCAGCAGATACAAGGGAATAGCTTCTACCGGCCAGCTGGTGGTAATGAGCACGAAGGGCTGCCCGGCATAGAGCAGCTTCGACACCACCGTGGCCGTGGCCGAGGCAATGAGCAGCGGAATGAAAAACGGGGCCGAAAGCTCGGAGAGAATAACCTCCACCGCGAACAGAACCCCTGCAATGGGGCTGTTGAAGATAGCCGCAATACCGGCCGCCGCGCCGCAACCCACCAGCAAGCGTCTTTCCCGCTTACCCACGCGCAGAATGCGCGCTACGTTGGAGCCGATGGCCGAGCCCGTAACGGAAATAGGGGCCTCCAGACCAGCCGAGCCGCCAAACGTGACCGTGAAAAAGGACGTCACCATTTGCGAAAACAGCTTGCTGCGCGGCACAATGCTGTTCTGGCGGGCAATGTTGTAAACAATAGGCCCAATGCCCCGGCTGAGCGTGCCGCCCAGCACATAGCGCGTAAACAGCACCGACAGCGAAATACCAATAATAGGGTAGAGCGACAGGGCAAAGACGCGGTACTGCTCCGGTACCCAGGCAAAAATCAGGTACTGCGAATAATGAACCGAGTTTTTGAGCAGTACGGCGGCTAAGCCGGCCATTATCCCCACCAAAACGCTCAACAGAATCAGATAGGCCCTGTCGTTAATGTAGCGTAAGCGCCACAGGAGCAGCGGACCCAGGAGTCGATGAACGATGCTTTTGGGCATGAGGAATTAATTCACTTCCGAAGAACAGGTAGGAGAGGGCGCGTAACCGTGGTAACGATAACGGACAAATTATAAAACCCACTGCAAAAACAGTGCTTTTTTTCTCTGGCGCCTACGCCGGTTGGTTCATCCAGCGCCAGAATACGAAGCATCCAAGGGTATAAGCCACTACATCTAAGGGGTCTGCCACCATCCGGGAATTAAAATGCGGCATAATCAGCTCAAACCAAATGGCTATAACCACCCAGGAGCTGATGATCCAGGAAAGCGGCAGCACAAAGGAGGGTTGGCGGAAATAAAGCCGGCGCATAAACCAGAGCAGCAGCGTGAGCTGCAGGGGCAGGTCTACCAGATCAGCCAGGTGGGAATTAATAAGGGTGGGCAGCTGCCAGTGGGCCCAGTACCGGTTGATGCACGCAAAAAGGTACAGCACGGTGCCCAGCAGGAACAGCGGGTGCCGCAGCTCGGCGGGGAATTTTAACCGGCCAGTGCTGTTACCAGCCATAGCATAAACGCCAGCAGGGCCGCAAACGCCAGCTGCCCGCCCCGAATGATGTATTTAAAAAACCGCAGCAGCGCCCCATCCTCCGGGTTTATTTCAATGAGCATGATGCCCGAAATAGGCT carries:
- a CDS encoding chloride channel protein, with translation MPKSIVHRLLGPLLLWRLRYINDRAYLILLSVLVGIMAGLAAVLLKNSVHYSQYLIFAWVPEQYRVFALSLYPIIGISLSVLFTRYVLGGTLSRGIGPIVYNIARQNSIVPRSKLFSQMVTSFFTVTFGGSAGLEAPISVTGSAIGSNVARILRVGKRERRLLVGCGAAAGIAAIFNSPIAGVLFAVEVILSELSAPFFIPLLIASATATVVSKLLYAGQPFVLITTSWPVEAIPLYLLLALFTALLSVYMIRVYFAAERFYERWPGAYHKILFGGLALGLLVFLFPPLYGEGYNIVQLLLSGQSSHLVDGSLFSVYGDESVGLVLLVAIGSMLLKVVATTVTVGSGGNGGMFGSSLFVGALAGFVYARIINLSGIDTVPEVHFIVLGMAGMLAGVIHAPLTAIFLIAEITGGYALFVPLMAVTSFSYLITKYFEPYSVYTRKLVKQGIYMHADRDRGLLAQLDLHHLIQRDFVSVRPETTLGELVDIFRHATRNLFPVVNSEGELQGIVTLDTVRDALFDDEHYKTTLVRDLMIQPPAIVNPDDTMLDTLRCMEQVGAWALPVVDHGRYVGFLLKSAILAGYRKQLIKETD